A section of the Deinococcus taeanensis genome encodes:
- a CDS encoding uridine kinase, giving the protein MTGSAPLPPGPDAGREAVLTWLTARLAAHAARPVVRVAIDGVDGAGKTTLADDLAGRLRALNRPVIRASLDGFHQFRAVRYTRGRTSPGGFYRDSYDLGALERELLQPLSENGSYRPAVFDVTRDKAVREHARRAVPGSVLLLDGLFLHRPELRGWWHDSVFLRVPFEVSVPRGAARGPGYGSPDPQAPSNRRYIDGHRLYFRVADPEDRAGVVLDYTHLDRPVVVAARDR; this is encoded by the coding sequence TTGACCGGCTCCGCCCCTCTGCCCCCCGGACCGGACGCCGGGCGGGAGGCGGTGCTGACGTGGCTGACGGCGCGTCTGGCAGCGCACGCCGCGCGGCCGGTGGTGCGCGTCGCCATCGACGGGGTAGACGGGGCGGGCAAGACCACCCTGGCGGATGACCTGGCGGGCCGGCTGCGCGCCCTGAACCGCCCGGTGATTCGCGCCAGCCTCGACGGCTTTCACCAGTTCAGAGCGGTGCGGTACACGCGGGGACGAACCTCACCCGGCGGCTTCTACCGCGATTCGTATGACCTGGGGGCGCTGGAGCGGGAGTTGCTGCAGCCGCTGTCGGAGAATGGCTCGTACCGGCCAGCGGTGTTTGACGTTACCCGCGACAAGGCCGTCCGTGAACACGCCCGGCGCGCCGTGCCGGGCAGTGTGCTGCTGCTGGACGGGTTGTTCCTGCACCGTCCGGAACTGCGCGGCTGGTGGCACGATTCGGTGTTCCTGCGCGTGCCCTTTGAAGTGTCGGTGCCGCGTGGCGCGGCGCGGGGGCCGGGGTACGGCTCGCCGGACCCGCAGGCACCCAGCAACCGGCGCTACATCGACGGCCACCGTCTGTACTTCCGGGTAGCGGACCCGGAGGACCGTGCGGGCGTGGTGCTGGATTACACGCACCTGGACCGGCCGGTGGTAGTGGCAGCCCGTGACCGCTGA
- the nuoL gene encoding NADH-quinone oxidoreductase subunit L, protein MDSLPALYLLPLLPLLSFALLMCLPRLFTGKTGGWVATGAVGAAFVVAVIRYLNQGAAPAHETLWAWLPNMALNANLSVGFWLDQLSALMTLIITGVGFLIHLYSISYMGHDRQFTRFFAFLNFFVAMMLILVLADSYPLMFVGWEGVGMASYLLIGFWFSGRNSEASDADLRAASDREGVSNSNAARKAFIMNRIGDLGFMLGMFLLFKLYGTLSIPELAERVEGARVAQAGIELACLFLLVGAVGKSGQLPLTTWLPDAMAGPTPVSALIHAATMVTAGVYLVARSHFLYDLAPNASTWVAWAGGLTALYGALSALNQTDIKKILAYSTVSQLGYMFLAVGLHAYSAGVFHLLTHAFFKALLFLAAGAVIHALHEEQDVRRMGGLHRFMPFTHVVSVAGVLAIAGIPIWSGFFSKDAILAAAYEQSLPLYVIGLVVALLTAFYMGRWYFLVWRGAYRGHGHPHEADTLTKIPLGVLAALATLGGFLNIPGFLGGGHAFDTYLGRVIPLHPHEVPVATEWLLTALAVGAGALGLLWALAAHRRGTLADGPLGDLSRNSLYLDALYDGVIAAPSRAIAGALDDVDRGTDSALSGVARNASGPGGLFTLWQSGFVRAYAVSMLLGTALIIGYWAIKTIGSGA, encoded by the coding sequence ATGGACAGTCTTCCCGCTCTTTACCTGCTGCCCCTCCTGCCGCTGCTGTCCTTCGCGCTGCTGATGTGCCTGCCGCGCCTGTTCACCGGAAAGACCGGCGGGTGGGTGGCGACCGGCGCGGTGGGCGCGGCGTTCGTGGTGGCCGTCATCCGCTACCTGAACCAGGGCGCGGCACCTGCCCACGAGACGCTGTGGGCGTGGCTGCCGAACATGGCCCTGAACGCCAACCTGTCGGTGGGCTTCTGGCTGGATCAGCTCTCGGCCCTGATGACCCTGATCATCACCGGGGTGGGGTTCCTGATTCACCTGTACTCCATCTCGTACATGGGGCACGACCGGCAGTTCACGCGCTTCTTCGCGTTCCTGAATTTCTTCGTGGCGATGATGCTGATCCTGGTGCTCGCCGACTCCTACCCCCTGATGTTCGTGGGCTGGGAAGGGGTGGGCATGGCGTCGTACCTCCTGATCGGCTTCTGGTTCAGCGGCCGGAACAGTGAGGCCAGTGACGCCGACCTGCGCGCCGCCAGTGACCGCGAGGGGGTCAGCAACAGCAACGCCGCGCGCAAGGCGTTCATCATGAACCGCATCGGGGACCTGGGCTTCATGCTGGGGATGTTCCTGCTGTTCAAACTGTACGGCACCCTTTCCATTCCTGAACTGGCCGAACGGGTTGAGGGGGCGCGGGTGGCGCAGGCCGGCATTGAACTGGCCTGCCTGTTCCTGCTGGTCGGCGCGGTCGGCAAAAGCGGCCAGCTGCCCCTCACCACGTGGCTGCCGGACGCCATGGCCGGTCCCACGCCGGTCTCCGCGCTGATTCACGCGGCGACCATGGTCACGGCCGGCGTGTACCTCGTGGCCCGCAGTCACTTCCTGTACGACCTCGCGCCGAACGCCAGCACCTGGGTGGCGTGGGCGGGCGGCCTCACGGCCCTGTACGGCGCGCTGTCCGCGCTGAACCAGACGGACATCAAGAAGATCCTCGCGTACTCCACCGTGTCGCAACTGGGGTACATGTTCCTGGCGGTGGGCCTGCACGCGTACTCAGCGGGCGTGTTCCACCTGCTGACCCACGCGTTCTTCAAGGCGCTGCTGTTCCTCGCGGCGGGCGCAGTCATTCACGCGCTGCACGAGGAGCAGGACGTGCGCCGGATGGGTGGCCTGCACCGCTTCATGCCGTTCACGCACGTCGTGTCCGTGGCGGGCGTGCTGGCCATTGCGGGCATCCCCATCTGGAGTGGCTTTTTCAGCAAGGACGCGATTCTCGCCGCCGCGTACGAACAGAGCCTGCCGCTGTACGTCATCGGGCTGGTCGTGGCCCTGCTCACGGCGTTCTACATGGGCCGCTGGTACTTCCTGGTGTGGCGCGGCGCGTACCGCGGCCACGGCCACCCGCACGAGGCCGACACCCTCACCAAAATTCCGCTGGGCGTGCTGGCCGCCCTCGCCACGCTGGGCGGCTTCCTGAACATTCCCGGCTTCCTGGGTGGCGGGCACGCGTTCGACACGTACCTGGGCCGCGTCATTCCCCTGCACCCCCACGAGGTGCCGGTTGCCACCGAGTGGCTCCTGACCGCGCTGGCCGTCGGGGCCGGCGCCCTGGGCCTGCTGTGGGCGCTGGCCGCGCACCGCCGCGGCACACTCGCCGACGGTCCCCTCGGGGATCTCAGCCGCAACAGCCTGTACCTCGACGCCCTGTACGACGGCGTGATCGCCGCGCCCAGCCGCGCCATTGCCGGCGCGCTGGACGACGTGGACCGCGGCACGGACAGCGCCCTGAGCGGCGTTGCCCGCAACGCCAGCGGCCCCGGCGGACTGTTCACCCTGTGGCAGAGCGGCTTCGTGCGCGCCTACGCCGTCAGCATGCTGCTGGGCACCGCCCTCATCATCGGGTACTGGGCCATCAAGACGATTGGAAGTGGCGCATGA
- a CDS encoding CHASE2 domain-containing protein, with translation MLRSAEWSLTRYAAPAAALLGALLALTLPDNPRLWDALSRALMAPTDRRVVVVGIDDASLRDYGPIGGWPRELYGQALGTLEQAGAAAIGLDVLLTGSAQSDRRLTEVLSRPNVVVATAPGEARQLARPAWHSRTGVSALNISPGGVVRSFQTGYAAPDGQLEPSFARQLAAAAGWPVEVTAAPRVLRLTRPDPGRLPALSFRDVVSGTVRGGALQGRVVLIGVTAAGSGRAVRDVTGQVVSRTEVQARAVSSLLGAPFTPMPLWLTVLLSALLAAAAARTRGLWGFALACGTLAVSAPLWLMNILLPGVTLSFAALIGTALVALDTWWTLRTLSLRDPLTGVGNRVALTRALEQRWASRQVRPLGLLLVDLSGFRRVNERYGAAAGDALLRELSGRLAQHRRRGDRVFRWGADEFAVLLDQPSAQELTQVTRSVQDALEQFSYRSLTLKVNVGAARTGEDIQTPVALVEAASRSRHRVKYQREQRG, from the coding sequence ATGCTGCGCTCCGCTGAGTGGTCCCTGACCCGCTACGCCGCGCCCGCCGCGGCGCTGCTGGGCGCACTGCTGGCCCTGACCCTGCCGGACAACCCGCGCCTGTGGGACGCCCTCAGCCGCGCCCTGATGGCCCCCACCGACCGCCGCGTGGTGGTTGTCGGCATTGATGACGCGTCCCTGCGCGATTACGGCCCGATCGGCGGCTGGCCCCGTGAGCTGTACGGCCAGGCGCTCGGCACGCTGGAGCAGGCGGGCGCCGCGGCCATCGGCCTTGACGTCCTGCTCACCGGTTCCGCCCAGAGCGACCGGCGGCTGACCGAGGTGCTGAGCCGCCCCAACGTCGTCGTTGCCACGGCGCCCGGCGAGGCCCGGCAGCTGGCCCGCCCCGCGTGGCACTCCCGGACCGGCGTGAGCGCCCTGAACATCAGCCCGGGCGGCGTGGTCCGCAGCTTCCAGACCGGTTACGCCGCGCCCGACGGGCAGCTGGAACCCAGCTTCGCGCGGCAGCTGGCCGCCGCAGCCGGCTGGCCTGTGGAGGTCACAGCCGCGCCGCGTGTGCTCCGCCTGACCCGTCCGGACCCCGGGCGGCTCCCGGCGCTTTCCTTCCGGGACGTGGTGAGTGGCACCGTGCGGGGCGGGGCCCTGCAGGGCCGCGTGGTGCTGATCGGCGTTACCGCCGCCGGCAGCGGGCGGGCCGTGCGGGACGTGACCGGACAGGTCGTCTCAAGGACAGAAGTGCAGGCCCGCGCGGTGTCCAGCCTGCTCGGTGCGCCGTTCACGCCGATGCCCCTGTGGCTGACAGTGCTGCTGAGCGCGCTGCTGGCGGCCGCCGCCGCGCGCACGCGGGGCCTGTGGGGATTCGCGCTGGCATGCGGCACACTGGCCGTCTCGGCGCCGCTATGGCTGATGAACATCCTGCTGCCTGGCGTGACCCTGTCGTTCGCCGCGCTGATTGGCACGGCCCTCGTGGCGCTGGACACCTGGTGGACCCTGCGGACGCTGAGTCTGCGCGACCCGCTGACCGGCGTCGGAAACCGCGTGGCGTTGACGCGGGCGCTCGAGCAGCGCTGGGCGTCCCGGCAGGTGCGTCCGCTGGGCCTGCTGCTGGTGGACCTCAGCGGGTTCCGCCGCGTGAATGAACGGTACGGCGCGGCGGCCGGGGACGCGCTGCTGCGCGAACTGTCGGGCCGGCTCGCGCAGCACAGGCGGCGCGGAGACCGGGTGTTCCGGTGGGGCGCGGATGAATTCGCCGTGCTGCTGGACCAGCCCAGCGCGCAGGAGCTCACGCAGGTCACGCGGAGCGTGCAGGACGCGCTGGAGCAGTTCAGTTACCGCAGCCTGACCCTGAAGGTCAACGTGGGCGCCGCGCGCACCGGCGAGGACATCCAGACGCCGGTGGCCCTGGTAGAGGCCGCCAGCCGCAGCCGCCACCGGGTGAAGTACCAGCGTGAGCAGCGGGGCTGA
- a CDS encoding ABC-F family ATP-binding cassette domain-containing protein, whose translation MLVAALDASKEYGPLTVLQDVTFAVQPGDRVGLVGRNGAGKSTLLKLLTGQLTPDGGTVKRGPGVRVRSLQQDPVFPVGATVDSVLDAAFHDLDQLEAELHDAAEAMGSGTPESILHHEAVLEHYARRGGFERRSRKDAVTLAFGFRSREADLVASLSGGERTRLGLAALLVENPDVLLLDEPTNHLDITMVEWLEAFLSRYPGAVLVISHDRAFLDNVTRETAYLRGGTLKLYPGNYTTFRETLAAELEQQAARHAVESKQIASLQASADRMKIWGLGMSKLARRAKAMQARVDRMQARAVSAPASEQRTTRITFHAPESGDVVLDARHVTRVLPGGRPLFRDVNVQIRRGERVAIIGRNGAGKTTFLRMLLGLEKSDDARARILTGARVTVGYYDQALRGVDPGETLYDVARAYTQKDPEAHDLLGTFMFPYDQHDKQARILSGGERARLALLKLAQEDHNLLIMDEPTNHLDMEMVEALEGALDDFTGTLVMVSHDRAFIEGLADRIWLIEDGQFYEYPGWEDYRAKHRTAAELEAEAQAAAPKAVAKPEAPRAKGLWHLKREVEAIEAEIARLEEQLEAAQAALNAAPADADFVALGQAAHDLEVQLDAKMEAWGARQADVEARGG comes from the coding sequence GTGCTTGTTGCCGCGTTGGACGCCAGTAAGGAATACGGACCGCTGACGGTTCTGCAGGACGTGACCTTCGCCGTGCAGCCCGGTGACCGCGTGGGACTCGTCGGCCGGAACGGCGCCGGCAAGAGCACGCTGCTGAAACTCCTGACCGGGCAGCTGACGCCGGACGGCGGCACGGTCAAGCGCGGGCCGGGCGTGCGGGTCCGTTCCCTGCAGCAGGACCCGGTGTTCCCGGTCGGCGCGACGGTGGACAGCGTCCTGGACGCCGCGTTCCACGACCTCGATCAGCTGGAGGCCGAACTGCATGACGCGGCCGAGGCCATGGGCAGCGGCACGCCGGAAAGCATCCTGCACCACGAGGCGGTGCTGGAACACTACGCGCGGCGCGGCGGCTTCGAGCGCCGCAGCCGGAAGGACGCCGTCACGCTGGCGTTCGGGTTCCGGAGCCGTGAGGCGGACCTGGTCGCCAGTCTCAGCGGCGGGGAACGCACCCGTCTGGGCCTCGCGGCGTTGCTCGTGGAGAACCCGGACGTGCTGCTGCTGGACGAACCTACCAACCACCTGGACATCACCATGGTCGAGTGGCTTGAAGCGTTTCTGAGCCGCTACCCCGGCGCGGTGCTGGTCATCAGCCACGACCGGGCGTTCCTGGACAACGTCACGCGCGAAACGGCGTACCTGCGCGGCGGCACCCTGAAGCTGTACCCCGGGAACTACACCACCTTCCGTGAGACGCTCGCCGCCGAACTGGAGCAGCAGGCGGCGCGGCACGCTGTGGAAAGCAAGCAGATCGCGTCGCTGCAGGCCAGCGCGGACCGCATGAAGATCTGGGGGCTGGGCATGAGCAAACTGGCCCGGCGCGCCAAGGCCATGCAGGCCCGCGTGGACCGGATGCAGGCCCGGGCCGTGAGTGCCCCGGCGTCCGAGCAGCGCACCACCCGCATCACCTTTCACGCCCCGGAAAGTGGGGACGTGGTGCTGGACGCGCGGCACGTCACGAGGGTGCTGCCGGGCGGGCGGCCGCTGTTCCGGGACGTGAACGTGCAGATCCGCCGCGGCGAGCGCGTGGCGATCATCGGGCGCAACGGAGCGGGGAAGACCACGTTCCTGCGCATGCTGCTGGGCCTGGAGAAAAGTGACGACGCGCGCGCCCGCATTCTCACCGGGGCGCGCGTGACGGTGGGCTACTACGATCAGGCGCTGCGCGGCGTGGATCCCGGTGAAACGCTGTACGACGTGGCCCGCGCCTACACGCAGAAGGACCCTGAAGCGCACGACCTGCTGGGGACGTTCATGTTCCCGTACGACCAGCACGACAAGCAGGCGCGGATTCTGTCCGGCGGTGAGCGGGCGCGGCTGGCGCTGCTGAAACTCGCCCAGGAGGACCACAACCTCCTGATCATGGACGAGCCCACCAACCACCTGGACATGGAAATGGTCGAGGCGCTGGAGGGCGCGCTGGACGACTTTACGGGCACGCTGGTGATGGTCAGTCACGACCGCGCGTTCATCGAGGGGCTTGCCGACCGCATCTGGCTGATCGAGGACGGGCAGTTCTATGAGTACCCTGGCTGGGAGGACTACCGCGCCAAGCACCGCACGGCCGCCGAACTGGAGGCCGAAGCGCAGGCGGCTGCGCCGAAAGCAGTGGCGAAACCCGAAGCGCCCCGCGCCAAGGGTCTGTGGCACCTGAAGCGGGAAGTGGAAGCCATCGAGGCGGAGATCGCCCGTCTGGAAGAGCAGCTGGAGGCCGCACAGGCCGCCCTGAACGCCGCGCCGGCCGACGCGGACTTCGTGGCGCTGGGTCAGGCGGCCCACGACCTCGAAGTGCAGCTGGACGCGAAGATGGAAGCCTGGGGTGCGCGTCAGGCTGATGTGGAGGCGCGGGGCGGCTGA
- the nuoK gene encoding NADH-quinone oxidoreductase subunit NuoK, which yields MVPTSSYVALSGILFALGMIGVLTRRTAIMVFLSVELMLNAANLALVAFARSWGDPTGQTAVFIVMTLAAAEVAIGLAIIVAIFRKRETTNVDDLAALKG from the coding sequence ATGGTCCCGACCTCCTCGTACGTGGCGCTGTCCGGCATTCTGTTCGCGCTGGGCATGATCGGCGTGCTGACGCGCCGCACGGCCATCATGGTGTTCCTGTCCGTGGAACTCATGCTGAACGCCGCGAATCTGGCGCTGGTGGCGTTTGCGCGGTCCTGGGGCGACCCGACCGGGCAGACCGCCGTGTTCATTGTGATGACGCTGGCCGCCGCTGAGGTGGCGATCGGGCTGGCGATCATCGTCGCGATCTTCCGTAAACGCGAGACCACCAACGTGGACGATCTCGCGGCCCTGAAAGGCTGA
- a CDS encoding NADH-quinone oxidoreductase subunit N, translating to MLQPPDLLLTPLLPILIVLAGAISSTLLGFWLRRHVLTYINIAALVLSGLSLIPLWNRGLSTFGGSLLADNPALLLSFVILVGTLMTLLVSLDTAWRARVSFPEFDAMLMYAVTGCLLIAFSGDLIVMLIGLEIMSLSSYVLATLQGSRRAEESGLKYFLLGAAGSAILIYGLAFVYGATGSLNYARIAEQASGLNPQNAAVLVGGALLMLCGFGFKIALAPFHQWTPDVYSGAPTSVSLFLSTVVKVAAFAGMLRVFAGALDNAPGWHSVLQILVAATLIIGNLAALRQPNFKRMLAYSAVAHTGFLAMALLGTPQTGGPALSYYLLVYTLMTAAALAIVAALQREEDGLSILDMRGLYYRHPGYAVALAVCLASLAGLPPFAGFFGKYLVFQAAFQNGYEWLSILAALTSVAALVYYLRPAMLMFMPDRTPAREYAHGQRTPTTLAVALGVAGVTVLGLLPNLWYAWGANPAIWSLLAGQ from the coding sequence ATGCTCCAGCCCCCCGACCTGCTCCTCACGCCCCTGCTGCCCATCCTGATCGTGCTGGCCGGCGCCATCAGCAGCACCCTGCTGGGCTTCTGGCTGCGCCGGCACGTCCTGACGTACATCAACATCGCCGCGCTGGTCCTCTCGGGCCTCAGCCTCATTCCGCTGTGGAACCGCGGCCTGAGCACCTTCGGCGGCAGCCTGCTGGCCGACAACCCGGCGCTGCTGCTGTCCTTCGTGATTCTGGTCGGCACCCTCATGACGCTGCTGGTGTCCCTGGACACCGCGTGGCGCGCCCGGGTCTCCTTCCCCGAATTCGACGCCATGCTGATGTACGCCGTGACCGGCTGCCTGCTCATCGCCTTCTCCGGCGACCTGATCGTCATGCTGATCGGCCTGGAGATCATGAGCCTCAGCTCGTACGTCCTGGCAACCCTGCAGGGTTCACGCCGCGCCGAAGAGAGCGGCCTGAAGTACTTCCTGCTGGGCGCCGCCGGCAGCGCCATCCTGATCTACGGCCTGGCGTTCGTGTACGGCGCGACCGGCAGCCTCAACTACGCCCGCATTGCCGAGCAGGCCAGCGGCCTGAACCCGCAGAACGCAGCGGTGCTGGTGGGCGGCGCGCTGCTGATGCTGTGCGGGTTCGGCTTCAAGATTGCCCTGGCGCCCTTTCACCAGTGGACGCCGGATGTCTACAGCGGCGCGCCCACCAGCGTCAGCCTGTTCCTGAGCACCGTGGTGAAGGTCGCCGCGTTCGCCGGGATGCTGCGCGTGTTCGCCGGCGCGCTCGACAACGCGCCCGGCTGGCACTCCGTTCTGCAGATCCTGGTCGCCGCGACCCTGATCATCGGGAACCTCGCCGCGCTGCGCCAGCCGAACTTCAAACGCATGCTCGCGTACTCCGCCGTGGCGCACACCGGGTTCCTCGCCATGGCCCTGCTCGGAACGCCCCAGACCGGCGGGCCGGCTCTGTCGTACTACCTGCTGGTCTACACCCTGATGACCGCCGCGGCCCTGGCGATCGTGGCGGCCCTGCAACGCGAAGAGGACGGCCTGAGCATCCTCGACATGCGCGGCCTGTATTACCGTCACCCCGGGTACGCCGTGGCACTCGCCGTGTGCCTCGCGTCCCTGGCCGGCCTGCCGCCCTTCGCCGGGTTCTTCGGGAAGTACCTGGTCTTCCAGGCGGCGTTCCAGAACGGCTACGAGTGGCTGAGCATCCTGGCCGCCCTGACCAGCGTCGCCGCCCTCGTGTACTACCTGCGTCCCGCCATGCTGATGTTCATGCCTGACCGTACGCCCGCCCGCGAGTACGCGCACGGGCAGCGCACGCCCACCACGCTGGCCGTGGCGCTCGGCGTGGCCGGCGTGACGGTCCTGGGCCTGCTGCCGAACCTCTGGTACGCCTGGGGCGCCAATCCCGCCATCTGGAGCCTGCTGGCCGGACAGTAA
- a CDS encoding DUF1540 domain-containing protein yields MNDTEHQSMVSRCDATTCRFNDDMECTAGQIEVSLSGQSAQCMTYTPTDGMGDAYGVNAENN; encoded by the coding sequence ATGAATGACACTGAACACCAGAGCATGGTCAGCCGCTGTGACGCCACCACCTGCCGCTTCAACGACGACATGGAATGCACCGCCGGCCAGATCGAGGTCAGCCTCAGCGGCCAGAGCGCCCAGTGCATGACCTACACCCCCACCGACGGTATGGGGGACGCGTACGGCGTCAACGCCGAAAACAACTGA
- a CDS encoding aminoglycoside phosphotransferase family protein, whose product MFTDRVKVLRVARPAEAQLGMQAQIQLHLSGLGLPAAPVLRQGTLPGGQAFTLELQGAGDGQPPSPAGWGALGRVLGTLHALTGPGSGRLLDRSEGPLGSAATPELGVLSRLPEVWPLGSLPLRGQPLTQGAPDLWASLARQEAEVRRVVRQAPGLVHTDLHGGQLVWRRGRLAALLDFGDAARGVRVWDVASIALFHGWRTARHVAGAAGGLAVRDAAAFGLLLAQHRARLAQNQAARERAAAYVWSCLARIR is encoded by the coding sequence GTGTTCACGGACAGAGTGAAGGTGCTGCGCGTGGCGCGGCCGGCTGAGGCCCAGCTGGGCATGCAGGCGCAGATCCAGCTTCACCTGTCGGGCCTGGGGCTGCCGGCGGCGCCTGTGCTGCGCCAGGGCACGCTCCCTGGGGGCCAGGCCTTCACGCTGGAACTCCAGGGAGCCGGCGATGGGCAGCCGCCTTCACCGGCCGGCTGGGGGGCTCTGGGCCGGGTCCTGGGGACGCTGCACGCCCTGACCGGACCGGGGTCCGGGCGTCTGCTGGACCGCTCTGAGGGGCCGCTGGGCAGCGCGGCCACGCCGGAGCTGGGTGTGCTGTCACGGCTGCCGGAGGTGTGGCCGCTGGGCAGCCTGCCCCTGCGAGGCCAGCCTCTGACTCAGGGGGCACCTGATCTGTGGGCGTCCCTGGCCCGCCAGGAGGCTGAGGTCCGGCGCGTGGTGCGGCAGGCGCCTGGGTTGGTACACACTGACCTGCACGGCGGACAGCTGGTGTGGCGCAGGGGTCGGCTGGCGGCGCTGCTGGATTTCGGGGATGCCGCCCGGGGCGTGCGGGTGTGGGATGTGGCGAGCATTGCGTTGTTTCACGGGTGGCGGACCGCACGGCACGTGGCGGGGGCTGCCGGCGGGCTGGCGGTGCGCGACGCGGCGGCATTTGGTCTGCTGCTCGCACAGCACCGGGCACGCCTGGCGCAGAACCAGGCGGCGCGGGAACGTGCGGCGGCCTATGTCTGGTCCTGCCTGGCGCGGATAAGGTGA
- a CDS encoding NADH-quinone oxidoreductase subunit M: MNTFTDWLPTLMIFLPLLGSLLLLVTPKTFRDEVAGFLAALTLGTGLAIWRGGGSELLRWDWIPSLGVTYSVQLSGVSLALALVTALMSFIAILYAARRIPNPGPMLSLILAMETGLIGIFAAQDLLLFYVFFEDALIPALLMLAMYGKAGRMQALVKFAAYTLFGSLLMLVSIIGVKTLGGSPTFAMTDLKRHVVQGSAQTWLYLGFLTAMAVKLPLWPLHAWLPDFHEQNHDSGVPDVMGTLYKVGGYGIFTFAIPLFPDASLELRPILMGLAAFTALYAAWIAFRQTNWKRLLAYAGLSHMGFVALGVFSLNETAVIGAMYLLAFQNLYTGALFLSVGMLQERVGSLDTRVGGVMTQAGALGGLTMALWFASIAVPGLAGFIGEFSILLGAYQVSPWLTFIAGVTTIAAAAYALTAFQFTFWQARPAGGVTVRDLVHTEWLILAVPLGILILFGVYSTPALNLMQPAVRAVLSALGGN; the protein is encoded by the coding sequence ATGAACACCTTCACCGACTGGCTCCCCACCCTCATGATCTTCCTGCCGCTGCTGGGCAGCCTGCTGCTGCTCGTCACCCCGAAAACCTTCCGGGATGAGGTGGCGGGCTTCCTGGCCGCGCTGACCCTCGGGACCGGCCTCGCCATCTGGCGGGGCGGCGGTTCGGAGCTGCTCCGCTGGGACTGGATTCCTTCACTGGGCGTCACGTACTCCGTGCAGCTGAGCGGCGTGAGCCTGGCGCTGGCGCTGGTCACGGCCCTGATGTCCTTCATCGCCATTCTGTACGCCGCGCGCCGCATCCCCAATCCCGGCCCGATGCTCTCGCTGATCCTGGCCATGGAAACCGGCCTGATCGGGATTTTCGCCGCGCAGGACCTGCTGCTGTTCTACGTGTTCTTCGAGGACGCCCTCATTCCGGCCCTGCTGATGCTCGCCATGTACGGCAAGGCGGGCCGCATGCAGGCTCTCGTGAAGTTCGCGGCGTACACGCTGTTCGGCAGCCTGCTGATGCTGGTCAGCATCATCGGCGTCAAAACCCTGGGGGGCAGCCCCACCTTCGCCATGACCGACCTGAAACGCCACGTTGTGCAGGGCAGCGCGCAGACCTGGCTGTACCTGGGCTTCCTGACCGCCATGGCCGTCAAGTTGCCGCTGTGGCCGCTGCACGCCTGGCTGCCGGACTTCCACGAGCAGAACCACGACAGCGGCGTGCCCGACGTCATGGGCACCCTCTACAAGGTGGGCGGGTACGGCATCTTCACCTTCGCCATTCCCCTCTTCCCGGACGCCAGCCTGGAACTGCGCCCCATCCTGATGGGCCTCGCGGCCTTCACGGCCCTGTACGCGGCGTGGATCGCGTTCCGGCAGACCAACTGGAAACGCCTGCTCGCCTACGCCGGCCTGTCACACATGGGCTTCGTGGCCCTGGGTGTGTTCTCCCTGAACGAAACGGCCGTCATCGGCGCGATGTACCTCCTGGCCTTCCAGAACCTGTACACCGGCGCGCTGTTCCTGTCGGTGGGCATGCTCCAGGAACGCGTGGGCAGCCTCGACACCCGCGTGGGCGGCGTGATGACCCAGGCAGGCGCGCTGGGCGGCCTGACCATGGCCCTGTGGTTTGCCAGCATCGCCGTGCCGGGCCTCGCAGGCTTCATCGGCGAGTTCAGCATCCTGCTCGGCGCCTACCAGGTCTCCCCGTGGCTGACCTTCATCGCGGGCGTCACCACCATCGCCGCCGCCGCGTACGCCCTGACCGCCTTCCAGTTCACGTTCTGGCAGGCCCGGCCGGCCGGCGGCGTCACCGTGCGGGACCTCGTGCACACCGAGTGGCTGATCCTGGCCGTGCCACTGGGCATCCTGATTCTGTTCGGCGTGTACTCCACGCCCGCCCTGAACCTCATGCAGCCCGCCGTGCGCGCCGTGCTCAGCGCCCTGGGAGGCAACTGA